A segment of the Niveibacterium umoris genome:
ATGCCTCACATGAACGCTGATCGCATGCGGCGAGCGGTTTCGGTCGCACTCATCGTGGTGGTCGCCGCGGTGGCGGCATACGCCGGCTGGCGCGCAGGCCAGCATCGCGACGACGCCACCGAGTCCCCAACTGTCGTCACAAATACCGCCGCCGTGGAGCAACTGCTCGCCGCCCACCTGCAGGATCCACAGGGGCAGAACCTTGCCATGAACCAGTGGCGTGGCAAGGTTCTGGTGGTCAACTTCTGGGCCACCTGGTGTCCGCCCTGCCGACGCGAGATGCCCTTGCTCGACGCCGCACAACGCAAATGGGCGGACAAAGGGCTTCAGGTGGTTGGCGTCGGCATCGACGAAGCGGCCGCCATTCGCGACTACGCGAAGGCCAACGCCTTCGCAATGCCCTTGCTGATCGGCGATCCGGCATTGATCTCACTCACCGAACAGTTCGGCAACACCCAGCAAGCCCTGCCGTTTTCGGTCATCATCGGGCGGGACGGCAGGGTCAAGCACACCAAACTCGGCGCGTTCAAGGACGACATGCTG
Coding sequences within it:
- a CDS encoding TlpA family protein disulfide reductase, with translation MNADRMRRAVSVALIVVVAAVAAYAGWRAGQHRDDATESPTVVTNTAAVEQLLAAHLQDPQGQNLAMNQWRGKVLVVNFWATWCPPCRREMPLLDAAQRKWADKGLQVVGVGIDEAAAIRDYAKANAFAMPLLIGDPALISLTEQFGNTQQALPFSVIIGRDGRVKHTKLGAFKDDMLDRMLTPLLAD